The following nucleotide sequence is from Apium graveolens cultivar Ventura chromosome 4, ASM990537v1, whole genome shotgun sequence.
CTATCTATATACAGATCTCAGATATGTGTAATTCGAGCAAACTTGATTAGAATGCTTAGCTGATTTGGTTGGTTGTACTCCTTCCCCCCTCTCCCAAGACTGTTGATGTGATATAATCAGTCTTTACTTGATCAAATGTTTCTTATGTGAAAGGAATTTTATAGGATATGTTTTGTGTCTTCTGTTGTTAGCATTAACCAGCATTGAAGTTAAATTTGCTGAAATACAACTGTGATCAGGCCCAGACACAAACCTCCTTTAGATGTTAGAGTTAAGTAGCTCATTGTTATGGCATGTCTAACTTAGTTCTAAGATATTTCAATGATATTGTTCATTGGTGTTAGCTTTTGGGAGAGGATGCATTGGTGTGGCATCTCATACTGCTGGAGTATAGTTTTATTGGTAATGCAAGAGCCAACTCCAACTGCATCCTACTTGCCTATCGTGAAAAGAATAAGGAATGTAAGAGCTAATTAAATTGACAAAAATAAGATAAGGCATGTACAGTCCTTAAAAATAAGGATCAAGAAGTGTAACACCATTTTTAACAAATTATCCTAAATAACTTGTTGGAGTTGctgttttgattatttaaaattgattagTGCTATGTTTCTCAAAAAAAATTCTCAAAATTTTTATCAAATAATATGACAAATACATGTCATGTTTTAATTTGTAAATGTATATTAATACAAAATGAAAATTTTTGAGTAACCTAGCATTTGTGTTCAAAAATACTACAAAGCAGCATTAAGCATAATCTTTAGTAGTTCAAGCAtccattttttatatattaaatatcaGCACAGAAAATAGTTTAGATTTTGgctaaaatttaaaatttaacaaTAATTACTTTTGACTCCATTCCATATCGAAAATTTATGAACAGTATCAAATCTTGGCAAAACGTTAGTTTCTCTGTTATAACTTAAAAATCTTAGTATCAGGAAAAGACTATATTTTCAACTACAATTTTAATTATGATCTCAAATGTATCCTTAAAAATGCAAAATTTACAACATTTTTCTTTATTTGACAAAAAAGATTTCATGCATAAATGTATACAAATTACTCCCCATTTGTTGTCCAAAATGAAAACATCCAATTCTATAAATAATAAAAGTATGAAACTCGAAATTTCAATTGTTTTTTTAGTTTTAATTAGATAATAACAAATACATTATTGTATCCTCATGTGAATATTATTTCTTGTAAAATAATTGTAAACTGTTGTAAAATACTAACTATATTATAACAATAGCCGGATTAAATGAAATGGTTGAAAAGCTGATAAAAGAAGAATGCAAACACATGAGAGGGATGTTGCTGCTCGGAGGTGTGTTTTTATTCATCACAAACGAAGCTATTTATGGCCAAAATAAGAGACAAGGAAATTAAATGTAATGTGAAGATTTCCAAGTCTAAGCCTAGCCTTACTATTTAATCTTTGACAATAACAATCAATTTACAACACTCCCCTTTGATTGTTATTTTGGAATGGATCATAgactgcctcgttaaaaccttgtcAAAGAAAAACCCAATGGGATAAAAACTTTGgcgaaggaaaaagagtacaatcTCCCCTTGGAAGAACTAATCATTCTCCAAAATTTTGTTGTAACAAATCCTTGAATCGACGCATTCCAATGTTATGTCGTAACTTCCCAAATGTTGAATTCGATAATTATTTCGTAAATAAATCAGCAAGGTTGTCACGTGATCGAATTTGTTGTATATCAATTTCACCATTCTTTTGAAGCtcatgagtgtagaagaattttggtgaaATGTGCTTCGTCCTGTCTCCTTCGATATATCCTTCCTTGAGTTGATCAATGCATGCGGTGTTATCCTCAAACATAATGGTAGGACTTCTAGAGATGTCTGATAATCCACATGATTCCTGAATATTCTTGATGATAGATCGCAACCAAACACATTCTCTACTGGTTTCATGAATTGCAATGAGTTCTGAGTGATTTGTTGAGGTTGCCACTGTAGTTTGCTTCGTAGATTTCCAGGAAATGGTTGTACCGCAATATGTAAACACATATCCAATTTGTGATTTAccaaaatgaggatctgacaaATATCCAGCGTCTGCATATCCAATTAACTGAGATGTCGAGTTTTTCGGGAAGAATAATCCAAAGTCTGTTGTTCCACGAAGATAACAGAATATATGTTTGATCCCATTCCAATGCCTATCCATCGGAGCAGAGCTAAATCTAGCCAATAAATTCACAGCAAATGCAATATTTGGCCTTGTATTATTTGCAAGATACATAAGCGCACCAATCGCGCCTAGATATGGGACTTCAGGACCAAGAACATCTTAATCATCTTCTCGTGGTCGAAATGGATCTTTATCAGGCTCTAAAGATCTAACCACCATTGGAGTAGTCAATGGATGAGATTTTTCCATGTAAAATATGTTCAAAACCTTTTCTGTATATGTGGTTTGGTGGAGGAAAATTCATGTTGACAAGTGCTCGACTTGTATCCCAAGACAATATTTTGTCTTTctaagatctttcatttcaaactctgtCTTTAGGTATATGACAATATCATTAACCTCTGTAGATGTTCCTACAAGatttaaatcatccacatatacagcaataatcacaaaaccagattgtgattttttgataaaaacacaTGGAGAAATTTGGTTACTAATATACCCATTCTTTTGCAAATAACGACTTAGTCTGttataccacatacgaccagattgtttcagtccatacaatgatcgttgaagtttaatggagtatatatgacgaggtttcttgaactcatccatttttaacccttctgggattttcataaaaatttcactatCGAGTGAACCATATAGGTATGCAGTTACGACGTCCATAAGACGTGTTTCCAAATTTTCTTTAGATGCGATACCTAATATAAAACGAAAAGTAAT
It contains:
- the LOC141719895 gene encoding secreted RxLR effector protein 161-like, coding for MYLANNTRPNIAFAVNLLARFSSAPMDRHWNGIKHIFCYLRGTTDFGLFFPKNSTSQLIGYADAGYLSDPHFGKSQIGYVFTYCGTTISWKSTKQTTVATSTNHSELIAIHETSRECVWLRSIIKNIQESCGLSDISRSPTIMFEDNTACIDQLKEGYIEGDRTKHISPKFFYTHELQKNGEIDIQQIRSRDNLADLFTK